The sequence below is a genomic window from Euwallacea fornicatus isolate EFF26 chromosome 1, ASM4011564v1, whole genome shotgun sequence.
GCATTTACGCTAATCGTTATCCAGCAAGAAAACTTCCAGCTCGACAAACGAAATTTTTCATCATGTACgagaaaaatggttaaaagGCTGTTGTAGATGCATGGACTTAAACGGtggacatttcgaacatttaatgtataataataaaaacaataaatttgtgtttttgattGTGATGTGAGTGGTGTAAAATATATAACGTAACACGTTATGCTAACTAGAGATGACAATAAGGTAAGTGGcttatcaaaataataaaataaaaatcacatgtttaatttttagtcgTAAAACTTATCAAAAAATCCATGTAAAAGTACATATTTAGTTGACGCGGCCATTTAGGGAGgtaacgaaataaaataaaacacaacgTGGCGTTGCCAATtctcaaaagatgtttttattttctgcggAAATGGTTGTATTTACGACCCCTGTTGTAcggaacttttttgttcaaaaggACATTCTTAATCATTGATTAAATTTGTGAAAGTTATTTTCCTAACATCCTGTTGTCATAGTAGGTTTCGCACTCCTAGACTCAATTAACTCACATTagaatctttattttttttttaattgtttggaCCTTAGGCACTTAAAATATATGATACAATTGCTTATACTACTTAAGAGAGATTCTCCTATTAGTATTTTTGGCTGATAGCTAATGCGGCCAATAATTACCAtagtaaatatgttttaaaaatgataaagttgCCTAAACAAATTCCTCAAATATTCGTATTTCCCAACAGCTTAAATTCTTAAGAGTTCAGCATTCCTAtcaagtattaaaaaatatatatgtataaaaaatgcaataaaatgcacggaaaacataaattataGTACAGCATGGACGGTGCGTTTCCAAATACAATAACTCGTGTGGTCTAGGCAAAATTAacatcaattttgaaatttcatacgTTTGATGCAGAGCTAACACAAAGACCGTTCCTTTTTGTTGAGTTAGGAACATTTTTCAGTAACACACACAATGTTTGGCCATAGGTAGATTCTAATATCAAGTGATATTGTTACAGAAAGTTCCTACATTGGcaaaagatattaaatttcaaaatttgtattatttgtattaattttgCCTAAACCACACCAATTATCCATCAGAGCAATATTAAATCACATCAAACAAATAAAGTTTAACTTCATAAAAAATGGCGCATTACAATATGCAGATCTAACCCATACAAAATACCTTTGACTTCCTAATactactaaatatttttttatcattaatgTGGATGCCATTTTGTCACAATTTAACTTCAAATTCAGGATATCTTACTTTGTTTGAGATTCagatatgtaataaaatttctttaaagagAAATGTAATCAGccttcaaaaattaaagacATCATATCAAAACTATTACAAAAgtcttaaataattaaaacttaataaaaatactgAGAACAGACTAATTGTCAATCCAAAATGGCACTGTAAACTTACTCCCCCGCTTCTAAAAAACCCGtaaccaaaattaaattgaataatatgaGAATCGGGATCTAGGTACGGATTCGAGCCATCGTCAAAATACATCGGACATTGATCACCTAAAAAAACAGAATACGTTATATAAGCACTCTTCAAATTCTTACAGTAGAACATAAAACTTACGTTCTCTTTCATACTCTTCCATTTCCAAAGCCACTGTAGCGCCTTCAGTGTAATTCCAAGAATATACTGTTTGATTCAAATCACAATAGGGACCAATAGCTGAACAAAAgataaacatataaaaaatcacattttcttatGAATTTACAACTAAACCTTGAGACATTAAAATCCGGTTTAAATCAGCCCTCTGATATACCCAGCAGCGGTACTTCGAAAAAGGGTCCAATTCGTCGTAAGTAATGAGATACGATTTCAGGTTTTCCTTCCAGAATCCAATGCATTTCATTTTATAGTCAGGGTCGCCTAGACACAAAATATTAGTACATATTGCCAATTATCccaacattttttcttaaatactaTATATATCTACAGGTCTTCCCCTATGGTCCACTGACAGACAATAATTCTCATCAATAGTCACTTCCTTTTGTTCCTCATCACATACagaaaaatcagaaatattttccttgcaaTATGTATTTGGTCGAGGACTCAAAGTTACACCTCCCAAAATtctgaacaaaaaagttaatttttcaatacaacTGAAATCAATACTAAATATTACCTTGTTTCAAAAGGCACATCTcctttttgagtaaaattaaattttccagctACTGGGCATTTAATGGGAACAgggtttttctttaaaaataaattataacgCCATTTTGCGTCATTTTGGAATTGCACCCAGGAGCACACGGTACTGAAATCGTCTTTAATAACTGCAGTTTTGCCGATTCTGTATCGAATCAAATTATGGTGTTGAGGCACAAAATCAAAGCAAATGTAATCTTTTTGACTAAAAGAAAATCACTCAGAAATAAGAATTTTGACCTAATAAATATGCTTTACCAGCCATCCACTGTTAATCTAGACATCATAACTCTAGTATCTCTTTGCTCCTTACAGACATAAACTGTTCTCCTATATCGACCTTCGTCAGGGTAATAAGTTTCAATGATATGAGTTTCATTTATGAAAACATCTGCATCTATATTAGCTGTATTGATCCATTCGCCTAATAAGAAAGATATTAAAGTTTCTATTCGAgagaaaaacattaataatttacccGAAAAATTCTGTGGCAATCGACAACCCGGTTCCACAATTTCAGCTTTAACTAAAGATTTAAATCTACCTCAATAACCAAAAACAACTCCAAACCACCACATTACCAGGCCTAACGTGCAGCCTCTCAGGACTCTTCTCAACAGTCTTCAGCGTTCCGCATTCAGCCGTAATTGACACACCGAGAAACAAATCATCATCTctatttttcaagaaacacCTATATTTCTCGTCCTTTCTAGATTCCTTTGTGTTAGCTACTGCAAAATAGTGGTTCTTCCCTACAAACCAATCTCCAAGACAGCTGTATTCTACCACTAAATAAAGACAATTTCAAAACTATATATTGTAAGGAAAATCTGAATTCAGACCTCCATCAAAAGTCCCAGCCATGCCTTCGCACTTCTTGTAAGTTATATTGAATTTCTGGTTAGTGATTGAAAATTGAGAGCCTGCAGTTTGACAGGCTCTAATTTGAGCATCAGGGTTTTTACACTCTCCTATGCAGACACAATAATTAGCAccaaataagaaataattcgGCGAATTTTAACTAACCAGTAAACTTAAACCTATTTTGATATGCAAAATTCCATACTCCCTCAAGAGAAGACCTGCAATTCATTGGGACATAATTTTCGGAAAACAAAGTAAttagttgctgatgcaaaTCTAGAGCTTGACAAACCCTGCTTACAGTGGCTTCATAATGATGTGCTACATTGATACACGGAcctaaattttgtattattattttaatgcataAAAAAACTCCCTGAGGAGCATATAAACCCACTTTCCATAGTTTCAAGCACATTCACAGTTCTCACCAACATTTTTACGCAAATGTAACAGTTTTCATGTTCTCGGTGAAATACCATTGTATAGTTTACGTGAAAATCATCTCTAATGTCTATGCAAGTGCCTCTATCAGTCATGGTGGTTGCATCCAATTCTGTCAAGGTGTTTCTGTTTTCCCATGAAAACCAAGCCCCTCTGATTATTGCTGGAATTGTGCAGTTTAAGGCCATGGTGTGATTACCTAAAGTAGAGTTTTATGATGAATAGCAAGTTTAAAGGTATTAAATAATAGAATTGTAGTTGGGAGTACAAAAAACATGCATTGGATAACTCTTAGCTAAAAAGAACCTTGTAGTTTTTGTATATATTggagaaaatcaatttcaatgtttcaagttttgtaattGAATGTGAGGCTCTTTACAggaagatatttaatttcatgaCTGATAGATCTCACCATGTTACTCAATTTGttgtatatttaattgaatttaaaaaatagataacCACATTATTTGAtcataaagttaattttactATTTGGGCGTTTGGTTGCTTTTAGACAAGGGCTATCCAGTTATGGCTATTGGTATTGCTGCCAAAAGATCTGGGAAGCACTTGAGGTCTACTACATattcaatggaaatttttgcaataagcAAGTTTGAGTACAAATTAATAGCAAataccataaataataatgcaaAGAGAGACCTTTGAAGTTTCTTACTTACGCATTAACAAAACCACAAGAAGCTTTaaaagatacatttttaaattgtaagtTTACATGAAgctatagaaaattttatactgTTTCCTGTACTGAgtcgaagtttgaaaattcaagttttaaatttattattattatacaagAATAAGGCACACCCAAAACGGTTTCcaattaactttatttattaaccaTAAGAACTTTAGCTTGTGTTTCTATTTTCCCAACTTAAAATCAACGATTTAAAAGTAATAGATATAGCAATACTTTTACAGGTGGTCTCTTTTGGCAACTAAGGTACTAATATGGTTGCAATATAGAGCATATGATGGCACCAGAGCATCGTATGTCTTATATGTTTGCAAATTGCATCGGCGTATGATGCATCTGTAGCCTTAAAAACGTATAATAGTAATACTACAAAGCGACTTTCCCTTTAAATagtatgaataatttttttgaaatcctACAATAGATTACTAAATCTACTTCTCCGACATCGTTGTATCTAATCACAACATAACctaaactttttgaaaattgtcgaATGTCGGAATGTACTGTCATTAGTGACGAAACCATAGACGCGCGGATTCAGAAGAACGTCTATGGACCTAACCAAACTATTTAGCGAATTATACAAAACCCTGATAGGTACTAATCTCAACGTTGGGGagtaaaaacacttttttttataaatcagGTCACCGATTGAACTTTTCGACTTTAAAATCGCCAAATATTCTCTTTCTCACTCTCGCATATTCTTATAGAATTTAGCCCTGATGGTTCAATTAATTCAatagtaatttaaataattttcttggagTGACGTCATTACGTATGCGCTTTTTGAAGAGCTAACGACGATTAGAATgcgcattttaaataataattttattgttaaagatTAGGTATAAATCAAGGTGTAATAATCTTAACCAATGgctaaaagtattttaaaccAATGCAAAACGTGACTTTAAATTCTTAGTCCAACTTGAAGGTCGAAAAGATACTAAATATATTGTAAGTAAATTgtacaattatttaatacaagtaattattttataataaattatctaTGTActaaatcatcaaaaaaaaactccccGTATATATACAAACTTAGATATGTATCTGAATCAGTTTACCCAAAcgtgatttttcgaaaaaaaatcttctacCTTAGTTTAGTATTAAAATATGTACCGAGATACGGAAGAGTATACACCATTTTAGCAgtgtgaatatttaattttgcataaaatatgTAACACCTGAGCGATTAGCATTTTTTGAGGGGTATGATAGTGGGTTTATCGCGGTTAATGAATTTAGTATAAAAGTTTATACAAGGTTCCATTAAAATCATTGATAACACGCTGGTTGGGAAATCAcctttatattttaaagtgtCGAATAGTGGTGATGGTGAGAATGAAAACTGTAGTTTTGAGCGTAATCTTAggtaaaagttaattttgttttccaaataaacaaatttttaattttttttagtactgCAGGAACAGTTATTGTAACAGCCCAACCAAAAGCTGATACATATTCAAGAGGCGAACTCCAAGAATTATATCCTGGATTTGGGACGGATTTTATATTCTTTCCAGATGATGAAAATAATCCGATCATTGGTTATTTCAAATCTAACAACGTCA
It includes:
- the udt gene encoding uncharacterized protein udt — encoded protein: MYLLKLLVVLLMRNHTMALNCTIPAIIRGAWFSWENRNTLTELDATTMTDRGTCIDIRDDFHVNYTMVFHREHENCYICVKMLVRTVNVLETMESPCINVAHHYEATVSRVCQALDLHQQLITLFSENYVPMNCRSSLEGVWNFAYQNRFKFTGECKNPDAQIRACQTAGSQFSITNQKFNITYKKCEGMAGTFDGVVEYSCLGDWFVGKNHYFAVANTKESRKDEKYRCFLKNRDDDLFLGVSITAECGTLKTVEKSPERLHVRPVKAEIVEPGCRLPQNFSGEWINTANIDADVFINETHIIETYYPDEGRYRRTVYVCKEQRDTRVMMSRLTVDGCQKDYICFDFVPQHHNLIRYRIGKTAVIKDDFSTVCSWVQFQNDAKWRYNLFLKKNPVPIKCPVAGKFNFTQKGDVPFETRILGGVTLSPRPNTYCKENISDFSVCDEEQKEVTIDENYCLSVDHRGRPVDIYSDPDYKMKCIGFWKENLKSYLITYDELDPFSKYRCWVYQRADLNRILMSQAIGPYCDLNQTVYSWNYTEGATVALEMEEYERERDQCPMYFDDGSNPYLDPDSHIIQFNFGYGFFRSGGVSLQCHFGLTISLFSVFLLSFNYLRLL